Within Aricia agestis chromosome Z, ilAriAges1.1, whole genome shotgun sequence, the genomic segment TACAGTACTTGACACGTTAATATACTGAATAATAGCGGCTACaactataaaatatacctagtttcaatttataatacttaaatgCTTTATATCAGAAATCGAATCAAAAACGCGTAATGCCTATGAAAGCTCCGGTATGATTGAAGCTTTTacatagttttaaaataataattagttaccaTTAACTTAACAATTCTTAACATAAAAAGCTCTTAGACTCTACTTTTCTAAAAACCGACTTTAAAGGCCTACATTCCGAGAcatttacttaactttaattaaatggagaatttttcataaaatgtatagagtttacatcaaaatcttcattaaatgaaTGTTAAGTGATCATTAAATTTTAGTGGGGCGCTACTCTCAAAGCCTTACCCAGTGCATCGCTCCCCTCTCTTCGTAAACTCCCATCTGGGGGTCAATTTTTCCGTTTTCTATTTTCGAACGTACGGGCTGCAGCCCCACTACACAGTCACTCACACAGGCAACATGACGTCCGCGTTACGTCGCGTCGGCCGACCAACTGTGGACGCAGTGCCGACTCGCCGCAAGAGGAGGGGCGACCCCGCCCCTTGATCCGCCTCTGGGTCGATTCTGACACGAGTACACTTTTTTTCACAAATgtttattattgaattttttgaCGCAACTTTTTGCCACTCGAAATAGTGTTGCGCTTTGATTACgttatcataaaattttaaaggaTATAATCGCGTGTGCGTTTGTTTAGTTATCCGCCATGATAATTTCagagttattagttattataattttgtttagaTTATTTTCGAGAATAACATTTGATTTTCatcatttcaataaaaaactcAAACTAAAATAACCTAGTAAGTCAGTTGATATAAGTTTTAAATTCAATGAATGAAAAAAACCTATAATTTTAGGTTAATGTATCTGAGCTCTGCGTACGTACTATGcatcttttaaattttaatcctATAACtctcttataaaaaaatcagactcaaactcaaaaattattattcagaatatatttttttcaaatgttcACCAAACGTCGGTACTTGGTATAGGTACTACGAGTACTGTTCatgtttgaaaaaataaaaatactgcaAACATTTTTTACACTGAATCTGCAAATGAAAATTATTAGAGGCTGAATTAACGATTTGTTAATAACAGTTTTTCCGTTAATTAACAGATCCGATGAACGTAATCTTGAATGCCTTCATTAAACAGAGCTCatccattttttaaataaagttgtaCCTTGTTAAAGCGAAATTAAAAGAATCGAGAAAAGTATAGTAccttattgaattttattaattacattcaggtttttatttttcttagaattattatagtacttaatgagacgttttattgataatatattttagaattGAATTATAGTTAATATTGAGAGCCCTATTTTGTGATTTGTTTATGATTAAAAGAagaaaaatcttaaagcggttcacagactacatctacttatctagtttcaatagtatagctcttaaagtttcagagaaaagtggctgtgagctgtgacatacggacggacagacagaagacagacagacagatatgacgaatgtataagggttccgttttttgctatttggctacggaaccctaaaaacgagatataaattataatattatgattacgaCTCAAATATTACGTGAGGcgtcatgcaagtctgtcaaatcaATACTTAAGAgagcgactaacgcaaaaaatcaaacatcgtccgtCTCTCTTCTCACTCACTTTCTGTGGGTGTGGGTTCTTtctcgtctttcatatgccaggtgaaaaaggacgacgcggacgcGAAACCATCGccaagttctttttttttttcttaataacgcgataaatatacttaaaacattttaaaaaacagcattctatcattgagaaactgacctatcagtttctcaatgatagaattttatacaatattgtgttaaaatattaacttggtgtaatgcacggttatggcaatatatgaaaaattcgtgaaaattagatgcatcattgtgatttttttcaagtgtaaaaatgaattataaaatcgacaattttgggttagtcgcccccttaagatttaagaaatgcatctacgcgtcgcattgcggtctgaattgaccctaagaatgAAGtagacacataataataatatattacatagtaAAGGTAATATTAAACATACTTACTACTTATTACTTCTTgagatttttttgtgattttatttaaaagacattaaaaaaatatcaaataatcgGCCGTTCCGatccgttatagagcaaaaataggccaaaaattgtgttttttgtatgggagcccctcttaaatttttattttattttattgttattaaagtaCAGATATAATTAAGGACTCAGGTACATATATAGAACGTTTTGTGATTTAACAAAACGTTCTATGTAGGTACCTGAGTCCTGACCTGTATAAAAGTCAACTTGCAATCtatgctaataatatttaaaatacaaaagtgtctgtctatcttcaagcccaaatcactgaaccgattttgctgggtatggatgATAATTTGAattccaggaaaggacatagcttctttatcccgaaaaatgtacggttccagtgaGATACGCGAAATTCTACGCAACGGAGTAGCGAGCGTCATCTGGTTTATATAGGTActgtaataaaatacaattcagaataatctatactatactACATCTAGATCATCAAtgcaatgtaataataatatcttaatatacatatattaagatattattattacattgcaTCATTATTATTcccttatcaattatcataaatcataatagacTTCATTTCTGTACTATTATAGTTAACTCATTGAGTacaccacagattttagaagtaagagtACACGTAGGCACAGGACATGGGCGTACCCCATAAAAGAAAcaagacaaagacaagaaagacaaagaagataaaataaatgtcaattttcctggcaagtgggcgCCATTAGCCTTTACGGGGGCCCTGTGTGTCAAATCCAGTtgatgaccataaagttaatatacctaacggaatagagcaacaatctcgagctgtcaaacgaaaccgaaattggtttcatctgtgtgtaaaaatatgtgtacgtatacacttacacaagcatgattgaacatgatttctatgagattaaattgtcaacgtgcggcacgtgccgactggacgtcaaaaaaagagtgctgctgtcatgtatcacatgtctctttttaccacgcagtgttactgatagtgacatctctcttgctcaggcctttgtttctctattccgcaaggtatattaactttatgttcatgactaattttaaatttaaaatgacataattcgaccaaacaACGTGGGTCCCAACTCCCAATACAACGGCCTATAAGAATGAATTCCTTCGATGGTACAGGGTAGGTACTATCcgggaaattgattcataagcagttGACGACGTTTCAAGTTACGTAATTTAGCCGCGTTATGAGTTATGTCCAGTCGAGACCAAAATTTACTTTACATAACCCGACAAAATGACATAGCTCTCTGCAAACTCAATCAATTTGTCTGGCACATCCTCGAAAACCTACCCTTCGACAAGCTTTACCTTGAGAATTCTAAacatcgataataatattataatcaacaaGTTCGTTGCGTTGTGGGCATGCGTAGTGTCATCAGATAGacacataagtcataacagcCACCTTGGCACACTAACGCACCTGTTCTCCAGCCGAGTGGCAGGTGCCGAAAGGGTTATTGACTACATATCTTGCGCCGACTgctaaaaaaattgacaattaaaatagaACATGTCCAGTTGACCTCAAAAATAATTAGGTTTATAAGGTCCAAGCCACAAGACAAATTAACCATACCACAATTagtgtcaccgcagacttacTATTTCAAGTTGACAAACTAAATCGTATAGTATGATAGTTAGCTATGGCGGCTTACGAGTGCTCgtacattgcatccaactaaattgtacaacttttAGTTGGATGCACGAGCTCTCATAAGCCGCCACAGCTAACAGTATACTATACGATTTAGTTGCGGTGacacttagggttgattcagaccagaGAGAttattatggatttgacagattcgcaagacgtctgacgcaattgaaatctgtcaaatccatacaaatttagaaatgcatctacgcgtcgcgatgcggtctgaatcaaccctaagtccCTAACAGACATAGCTACCTGTCTACTCTTTATCCAAagtattattttcctctattctaCTCTGCTAAGGgcatatattaagtctatggctaAGGGcgtatcgtattttgcatactatATGTCAACTGAGTATGTAGTTATGACTTCGAACCGTAGCTTCGAACTAATAAATAGTTCATGATTATCATTCtgagagttaccaagaggttttctgATGAATCTAtttaaggccgtcccccgagcaaacgaccttggccatacatttgccgcgttgccgagatcgcaccaaaaccctattttttacttaacttagttcaaaattgtcctaaaaaaatttaaaacggggaatatgtagtataTGATGTTgccgatctattggcgtgtgtttcaaataaaagtaatttgtaaatcccataaacttataatggtaaatcctaaggagatgctaatgtatgcttgaattttgataaattggttttactttggaagctgatatcttgagtataataaacaaaattacaaaatttaaaacggagaaaggaatgttgatatactgaagattattgctgtatttttattataactttgtagctttcaaattctgagtttataaggctttaattacggtaaattacggaatctatGTAGGGAAGGCCCTTAATAGTGAGCTCAATTTTTTTCGTTAACAGAATACATTGCGAtttgcgagcatttttcatatagctcctagactaaaaaggtcaacgATCGCTGGTGTcacctttaaatattttgactaTAGTACCATAAATGCGAAAACGTCTGTCtgattacctcttcacgcggaaaccgctgaaccgattttgatgttattttttacggagatactttgagccccggataaggacataggatactttttatcctggaaaagtGCACGGTTTCAGCACTATAAACGAATTTGGTTTCATCTATTTTCATATATCTATTTTCATTGTAATCAATTTCTAGGAAATAAAGgatatgaatatgaatataaatatttgaatatataattttgatatttggACTATACCTAAATTAGGAAATGAAGAATAGGTATAATTACTTCTTTGCTCTTTGAATTTCAGTTTGTCAGTTTGATTATAACAATTATTgcaatgttatatttttaactcCGTGtcttaaccataaagttaatatacctagcggaatagagcaacaatctcgagctgtcaaacgaaaccgaaattggtttcgcctgtgtgaaaaatatgtgtacgtatacacttacacaagcatgattgaacatgatttctatgagaactgtcaacgtgcggcacagCGGCAGTGCAGAAATGGACGTCAAAACAAGAGtgttgctgtcatgtatcacaagtctctttttaccatgcagtagtttactgatagtgacatctctcttgctcaggcctttgtttctatattccgctaggtatattaactttatggtctaaacacaccatgccgaagttacgaggccgaagttcggcatgattacatCAGCAATGCTctacgcgacgtaatttcggcacgGCATTgcagacgtaatcatgccgaacttcggccgcgtattttcggcctagtgtgtttagacactaaaactatggcaaaaataaaatattttatgattacagtgtttttattaaaattctcTATAATTACTAACAAATTTAAGTCTTTTTgaggtagaaaattattattattattccattTCATTTCGACAAAATAGAATTTTTAGAGAAGCATCCACATCGATTGCTGGTATTGCGCcctgaaaaaaaaagtagggTAGTTAAGTATATTACTAAGTAGTCATAGTAACTATAACTGTCTACTGCCTACTTAGAATAGAAACTCAATTATCCAGTTCTTAGTTATCCGGATTCCCCATTATCCGGACTATTATTggaaaatatgtacttattaactattattaactattatctGTGTTGTTCTTAataaacacataataatatcataattatacTGTTCTTATGCACTCGGTTTTATTCATACACtaacttttgcccgcggcttcgctcgcgttaagaagtattatattatacaatctttcatcccctattttttccccttaggggtggaatttatcaaaattaggggatgcctacgtcatagctTTATAATGCATGCAAAGtcttcagcccgatcggtttaaaattgacaaagtttcatacataatttcatcccctatttaaaacccttgggggtagaatttatcaaaatcctttcttaacggatgcctaAGTCTTATGAAGGAGGCATCCGTtaagaatgaataaaataaaagaatgttatcatctacctgcataccCAGCCCGGTCGTCCATTGGTTTGGGCAGCGCGTTGATGGAGTTCactgttcactgtgaaagttgcagcgctgaaagagctatttttttatgaattatagAAGAATATGGACAAGCGCCCGAGTGGTCAGGAATTTTCACatacaaaagtataaaaaatttgctctttcagctctATTACTTTCACAACGAACTCGATATACGGTACTCTTTACACACCCTTTTtttatgcgcaggggaaacccatcatgggtgccccgggttggggatgtgcctcagttggctgaagcaccccgggggtatgtgggactcttacccacaaaaaccacctgcggtttgcttTCAGCCGTATaaggagggatgtcccggatctgtctaacacaggactccctccacgaccggccggtctacctcaaacgGACTTCCACCAACGTTACACGTTTTATAACAGCCTGTATAATTTATTTGGAAAAagattaaaactttattttttataaattaaaatcttaagtttattttattttatttgtaagcaACAcggtttattattatatttgagcaAAATGCTATTTGGCTTACGAGCTTTTAAATTGCCCACAAACACCTGTGCAGAGCCATCTATCGAagactcataatattatgaatgttacTAAACGATAGAATATAGAATATgatagtgattttttttttaatattttgaagatTCACACATTTCACACAACAAAATTCGATAATAATTTGGCCTTGAATTATGTCTTGACTCTAGATAATATAGTtccgttcgacgcgtacggcgacGACAAAATTGTGCGATAAGCTTAAAGCAACCAACCGTCCCAAAGATGAATATGTGGCTTCGTGGTACTGTACGGGTAGTATGCCCGGTTGGTACCAGTGAGGTTCTCCTCATGGGGCAGCAACCACTGCTTCGCCCAGACGTCCTTCATCAGATTCACCCTCGGACAATCTGCTTCTGGAATCTTGTCTGTCTTGTAATGAAGCCAGCCGAACCATTCTGGAGTGACCTGCGTAAACACGGTAAACGAGTTTGGCTACAAAAGGCTGAAGCCGCGCACGCTTGGTAAGCAGACACATTATTAAGGCCTGACGCACGTGACAAATAGATTGGAGTTTGGACAGCTTGGCCAAACATTGGCCAAGCTGAAGGCACAAACTTCCAAAAAATTGATAAGCAAATTGATACTTTAATAATGAATCACTATTGACTTGTGTAGATTAAAATGTTTGAATCAAACTACATGATTTCAGGATTATCAATAatgatgtaaataataataatgatgatgctTAAATTAGTCTGATATGGTAAGTAATACCCACGGGTACCAAATACCTATCTTTAGATACTATAGCTAGGTATTATTACAGCTATCGTTGTTTGTACTATCAAGTACCAACTTGTAAATAAAGTATgtaatataaatacatatttcttgATTTCTAAGTTCTAACGAATACAATACTGTAGAgctataaagataatattattctatacaGTTGTTTTGTATACCCACGCTTTTCAACGGAAACTTACCAATTCCGATGGCTTTGTCTGACAGAGCAGGGagatataaactataaaggcCCTATTCCACTGTagatcatgaatcatgattcaaTATCAATACcatgattttattaaaataatattaatacgtgagccaaaaacttcgtatcccttttgacgaaaaatggggaaacgtaggtgaatgaaattttgcacaattatagtttatatggtgaaggagtgcatcgagccaatattattttgaaattatgcttttatcatatatatttttaacaaataaaacattacaacacacatactaggaaaaatgacagatttttgagtgacaagcctatacatacgaattatactcttttatttatggttgaagtctgttgacaacaaggtgacaaattgaaaatcatagagtatacattatagcaagctatagagtgcttctaacaaggtatgaactgtaagcacgagtgtgaacatattttcctataagcgtcaaacgatggcgAATGGAatatcactagacttgcgttatacgtttgacaagtatctatagaacttctgcttacgatcggcacaacggggaacgagcgatgcgcgcgctctatagcttgctaatttATACTCTAtgttgaaaatggattatatatttttttattgaattttttatttttataatactattagacaatgcttacacggccagtctgagatcagctgagtcccagagacaagagttctaactaaggtcgaatttcaaccattgggcgatctctagttttagtAATTAATTTACTAGGTATACTAAACCTACGGTATACTAATATAGCTGAGTGCTGACATAGCAAACTGTATTTTGCCACTTATCTACGTTATTTCGGGTATAAAAATGAATGTTGGCCAACTTTCACATCTACCCCATAAACATTAAAAACAcaaaatcaaaatcggtccagagTCCAGACTCCACATTAATAATCCACAGTAACAAATACATATTCTACAAAGTTAAACAcgtctaagggtgggttgcaccagaggcgtaaatatagttaaggttaaggttatcgtcaaatatggcgtccattatggacttttactatgGAATTTGAcagttgatttgacattttgttatggttaaagtaaaaaaacacTATGATGTCAGTTGTAACTTAACATcagtctgcggggctaaaatggtcacatttagcaattcagcaaatgaattgtcaaaactgtcaaactgacaaaatatgtcaaatcagtacaaaaatacagaaatgaattgcaagtagagttgcattttgcgattttagaaaaatgaatcatatttgattcatattatcatgattcttcaaagcgaccattttagccccgctgtaggCACAAAGAACGCTTTTCAAATTTCGCAGGacaaaatcaaataatatattatcagtaCTTAGATATAAAAGCATTAAATATAttcctttattattattatacttatcctttattattatattcctaTAATTATTGTCTGCTACCCGTAAGTGCCGtaacaagtccttcaggtagcACGGGGCAagactaacgtggtgtgaaaatatataatataatatattatttaaataaaaaatcattaaaatcaattaaataaaaagtgcgagttggactcgcgcatgaagggttccgtaacgttATAAATCGAAAgttgcaaaaaattgtgttttttgtatgggaatggAAAACCcttaaatgtttaattaatttcaattttattattaattatttaaatataaatataactgagtattttgcgaacatttcaagtgcctacctatttgccattattgatattgagcaaaaaatagcaaaaaaatgacgtttgttgtatgggagccccccttaaatattgaatttattttgtttttagtatttgttgttatagcggcaacaggtacacataatttcaaaaatctagctatagcggttcttgagatacagcctgaagacagacagacattgaagttgaagtcttagtaatagggacccgtttttaccctttgggtacggaaccctaaaaatcacgcAAACAAGTTACTCCATGCGCCACAGTGGAAAGGCTACTTAACAGAAGCAGACGGCAACTATTGATCTTTATAGAAATACCTACTAATGAAGGGGGGACTGAAATAATAGGATTTACTCTATTATGTCTCAAACTCTCAACGCAGCTTTGACGTTGTATTTACTATCTACTGCATAGTAGGGAGATGGGGCTTAAACTTTGAGATGCAactaacttcataatattatatgtatacccaccatagctgggcattaactcgttaatccgttaatcgtttattaacgaagttaacattttgattaacggattaacttttaagttaaatttagaaaatgttaacttccgttaatatgt encodes:
- the LOC121739356 gene encoding probable NADH dehydrogenase [ubiquinone] 1 alpha subcomplex subunit 12, with translation MSKLLKLIPYEKWRFALDIVKHNGGIIKSLEKMWRMDTLKIGAYKGTDSFGNKYFENPYYMVGRSRWVEYNPAVKWHYDASQVTPEWFGWLHYKTDKIPEADCPRVNLMKDVWAKQWLLPHEENLTGTNRAYYPYSTTKPHIHLWDGRNTSNRCGCFSKNSILSK